CGCCCCTCGGCCCTGGCGGCGTTGTAGCGGGCGTTGGCCAGCAACTGCTGGGAGATCACCGCCTCCACCACGCTGCTGAACTGAATTCGGATCTGCTGCTGCTGGTGGGGCGGGAAGACGTCGATGATCCGGTCCACAGACTGGCTGGCGTTGGCCGTGTGCAGCGTGGCGAAGACCAGGTGCCCGGTCTCGGCGATGGTCAGAGCGGCGGCGATGGTCTCCAGGTCACGCATCTCCCCGATGAGCACCACGTTGGGGTCCTCCCGCAGCACCGCCCGCAGGGCGTTGGGAAAGGACTGGGTGTCGAAGCCCAGCTCCCGCTGGTTGACGATGGACTTCTTGTGGGTGTGCAGGTACTCGATGGGGTCCTCGATGGTGACGATGTGCACGCTGCGCTCGCTGTTGATGAAGTCGATCATGGAGGCCAGCGTGGTGGACTTGCCATGCCCGGTGGGGCCGGTGACCAGCACCAGGCCCCGGGGCTTGCGGGTCAGTTCTTTGAGGATGGGGGGCAGGTTCAGCTGCTCCACGGTGGGGATGCTCATGGGGATGACCCGGGCGGCGATGCCCACCGCCCCCCGTTGCCGGTAGATGTTCACCCGGAAGCGCCCCAGCCCGGGGACCCCGTAGGAGAGGTCCAGCTCCCAGAACTTCTCAAACTTCTGCTTCTGGAAGGTGTTGAGCATGCTGTAGCCAAGCTGGAAGGTGTCCTCAGGGGTCAGCACCTCGTACTGCTCCATGGGCTGCAGCTTCCCCCACACCCGCATGGTGGGCTTGATGCCCGCGGTGAGGTGCAGGTCCGAGCCCTGGTTCTCCACAACCTCGCGCAGCAGGTCGTCGATGTGCATGGCTGCCCCTCCCTGGATTCCTGTCGTCGCTCCTCCTCGAAGGCCGCGCCTTACTCCTCTACGAACACCACGCGGAGGACCTCCTCCAGCGAGGTGGTACCGTTCAGGACCTTGGCCAGCCCGTCGGTCTGCAGGGTGCGCATCCCCGCGGCGATGGCCGCTTCCTTGATCCGCCCGCTGGGCGCCCGGTCGACGATCAGCCCCTTGATGGTATCGTCTACGGGCATGATCTCAAACAGCCCCGTCCGCCCCCTGTAGCCGATGTTGCTGCAGTACTCGCAGCCAGTGGCCCGGTAGAAAGTGGGCACCGGAGCTAGGTCGGCCAGCCCCACCCGCTTCAGCATCTCCGGGGTGGGGACATAAGACTGCTTGCAGTGCTGGCAGAGCACCCGCACCAGGCGCTGGGCGATCACCCCGATCACCGAGGAGGAGACCAGGAAGGGCTCGATCTCCATGTCCACCAGGCGGGTCACCGCCCCGGCAGCGTCGTTGGTGTGCAGGGTGGAAAGCACCAGGTGCCCGGTGAGGGAGGCGTGGATGGCGATCCTGGCCGTCTCCTCGTCGCGGATCTCCCCCACCATGATGATGTCCGGGTCCTGCCGCA
The nucleotide sequence above comes from Armatimonadota bacterium. Encoded proteins:
- a CDS encoding type IV pilus twitching motility protein PilT, whose translation is MHIDDLLREVVENQGSDLHLTAGIKPTMRVWGKLQPMEQYEVLTPEDTFQLGYSMLNTFQKQKFEKFWELDLSYGVPGLGRFRVNIYRQRGAVGIAARVIPMSIPTVEQLNLPPILKELTRKPRGLVLVTGPTGHGKSTTLASMIDFINSERSVHIVTIEDPIEYLHTHKKSIVNQRELGFDTQSFPNALRAVLREDPNVVLIGEMRDLETIAAALTIAETGHLVFATLHTANASQSVDRIIDVFPPHQQQQIRIQFSSVVEAVISQQLLANARYNAARAEGRVTRSRLGSASRGGWPSLDEIGRVPAVEVMLATPAIRNLIREAKTHQIETAIQTGVQYGMQTMDQSLRDLYLKKLITYEDAIGRAIHPEELRKMIREAGGEEPEPAVRLRVRS